Within Wyeomyia smithii strain HCP4-BCI-WySm-NY-G18 chromosome 2, ASM2978416v1, whole genome shotgun sequence, the genomic segment GGAGTTTTCTTGGTCTCATAAACTTCGTTCACCGTTACATTCCAGACATGGCAACCATCACCTATCCATTGAATTTATTGACAAGAAAGGGAACCAAGTTTAACTGGGATACAAACCACCAACAAGCATTTGAGAAGATTAAACATATTTTGCTATAAAAGGAAACTTTAGGATTTTATGATGTGAATGACGAAACCTTTGTAATCGCTGATGGAAGTCCCGTTGGTCTCGGAGCAGTCCTTGTTCAGAAGAATAAGAATGGTCAATACCGTATAATTTGTTATGCATCAAAAACCTTCTCTTTAACTGAACGGAAATATGCACAGACGGAGCGAGATGCCTTGGCATTGGTGTGGGCCTGTGAAAAattctattattatttatatggaAAATTCTTTTACTTGATCACCGATCATAAACCATTAGTGATTATTTTTGGAGATCGTTTGAAGCCATCACCACGTATTGAACGGTGGAAATTGAGGTTAATGTCTTATGATTACAAAATAATGTATCGCCCaggaaaaaataatattgcCGATCCACTCTCGAGGTTATGCAAGTCAAACCAAGATTCAAGCCTAAGTTTCGACGAAGAATGCGAAAGGATAATCAGAGTAGTAGCTGCTGATATCTGCCCTGTAGCCATTTCAATTGAAGAAATCACGGCTGCAATAAGAAATGATACAGAACTTCAAGAACTGATCAAATGGCTACCATATGATACAAGACGTTGGCCGAAAACTCTGATGAGTTACAAAAAGTTGGCCAATCAACTTTCATATGATGGGACGTTAATATAAAGATCAGCGTATTGTTATTCCTCGATGTTTACAGATCCGTGTTCTAGAATTAGCACATGAACCAAATCTAGGTATAGCTTCCATGAAACGCCGACTTCGTATAAAAGTATGGTGGCCTAAAATAGACGATATGGttgaaaattttgtaaaaaactgCCACGGATGCCTTCTAGTATCAGATCCAGACACTCACCCTGTTACGAAGTCAGAAATGCCCAATAGACCTTGGGAGAAAATTGCTATAGATTTTACCGAAATAACAGGTGGAATTCATTTACTTGTGGCAACAGATTACTATTCCAGGTTTGTTGAAGTAGCGAAAGTTACGTCAATGACTTCAACGACAACCATTAGGAAAATAAGAGAAATGTTCGCTAGATTTGGATATCCTGGCGAAATAATATGCGACAACGGTCAACCATTTTTCTCTAgtgattttcttttcttttgtaAAACTAACAACATTAAGATAAAACATTCAACTCCGTATGTGGCTTTCCAAAATGGTCTTGTGGAAAGACAAAACCGAACACTTCTAAAAACACTCATAATAAGTGCCTCTATGGGCAGAAACTGGGAAACAGATCTACAGGATTTTCTACACTCATATCGAACAACTCCTCATTCCATAACCAATTTTTCTCCATCAGAATTAATGTTTGGTTGGAACATCAAAGCTAAACTTCCTGGTATATGCCGGAAAATCGATCTCGATCAAGCtagaaaaaatgatgaaaaatcgAAGGAGAAAGGAAGGAAATATACTAATGTAAAAAGAAAGGCGAAACCTTCTAACATTGATATAGGAGATCAAGTTGTAGTAAAgaattttgtgaagaaaaataaattgtcCTGTACTTTCCATCCTGATCCACATATTGTAATTCGTCGAGAAGGGACACgactggttctggaaaatctcatgaatggagcaatatttaaCCGACATGTAAACCACGCCAAATGTATACGGAGTAAAAACCCTGTGTCTACATATGATCGAGCCTTAGAAGAACATGTGAGGTAACTAAAATGGTCCGGCTTCCTAGCCGGACCCGGGAGTGTCATCTAGCAGTAAAGACACGACGAACGTTGGTACACGAATAAATCGCACTGAGCGATCagtttattgttttgttttttcaatttgttgttcaaatattctttaaaatatatacttccttctacatttattttgaaatctaCATCAGGAATACCAAAATCAGATACTAAATAACTTTCCTGTTTTTGTATTTTCCTACTATTGAATTTCGTATTGATTTATCTCTGAAGTTTTTCATATCCGAAAACATGcctaaaaagatttttaatgtaaTGTCTATGTCGATTTTGTCGAACGTTGATTGTAATTTCTTTaggatatttttattattattttttttgtttttttttttgtaaatgttATATTCTTTTTGCCTATtgctcatttttattttatttaactaGTTTTcgctgttagttttttttttttcaaattttgtcttGTGGTATAGTAGTTAGTGGTGTAGCTAAGAATTTTGTCGTATCGTCCCAATCCATTGGTGCTTATTGGGTAAAGATCTCAGATATTTATTGAGATGTCTGTGATCTTCCTCCAACGCTCCAATCTATTGTGGATGATGAAGATTGTCtagaaatttgaagttatgtaaCGTTGAATCGCTATGTGTTGAAaaaagaatttgttttttttttatttttgattgaatATATGTGTTTGATCCTGCTGTAAGGATAAGATTTTGCTTTAAAGATAATAAATGTGCAATTGATGAAATGTATTTATGTAATTAATGTAGGGTTGGCTAAGGTTTTGAAATTGGTTTTGTACTTAGGGATGATTTGAATTCTAGGTGTTATAATTAATCTACATATTTAGTTCTATTTAATTAGTGGTAATTTGTTTTCGTTATAagttgaataagttttgttatGGGTTATTATAATTTAGTCATTTgcgaaagaaaataaacaaacaaaaatttttttcttaaacgtTTAATATTCTTATATTTCATTCATTTTAATATCTATTTTTATTGTTGTATAGGAGGTCTTAAAGttaaattttaagatttttttaaggaaaataatattttagatatttataacgttttttttttgttttaagatgCGAGATTCGTCTTGTGTTTTTTATTCTGtattttatttgcaactttttgttgttgttgctagtATTGTGAAAGTTATcggattataattaaatgaaaataatattacatgatctttaaaaaaaatgaatctaagAAAATATTACAGTGTTAGTGATGAGTCTTTTGCAAATCTGTTCGGTTTATGACTGATTTAAGTAATTTgttttataaatgttttttaaaattgaaaaatattaattagattttgagtttttaaaattaGTGAGACAATGATTATGTAATTTGGTAGAATTTGCATCGATATAGTTGCTCTGTCAGACTATACTCTAAGTATAATCAGATGAGAACAAAAATATATGAATGCAATATTTCTATATTACGTAAACACATAAATTTATATTATCTAAAGTTAGGTTTAGCAGAATTGTTTAGCACATATTTCGTGACTATGGAAAAACtgtttgttgtgtttttttttaatttaggttAGGTTATTTATTTACGTTTGTTTTATTGTCATGTAATGTTTTAGTTTGGTTATTGCTTTGTTTGTGAAAATAAGGAAAATATGATAATTGTTTTTATGTCATATTTTGTAATATTATGGTTATATATGAGTTGGTACTGTTGAATAAATTTGTTGGATAAAGATTATttagataaaaatattaaaacaaattgaaatatAATTAGAAATATAATTAGGAATTAGGAATAATAAGGATTAGTAAATCAATGAAAAGGTTAGCAATATTATGTAAACTAATAATTAGTGTATAAATTTTAGGTTATGAAATTACTTAATTTAAGGTATATAATTGGACTGCTTTTCTATTTGCTGTgtttgatttaaaaatttgtaatatttttatgatattataaagttataattatgtttattacacaatagttattgaaaaaaaagatcGTAAAGGATTAAAGTTTGAATCTCTTATTGATCCTGTGACGTCCTTCTAGTCATCTTCAAAGTGCCAGGCATCCGGGgtattaaaaaattaacttaTTATGGCTACGAGACGCTAGAGTCCGTGCACTTCTTATTCACCCGGGCATCCGATAACCATTTTGGTTCGGGCATCTGGGGCACAATTCCATCCAATtatttgtaatattttatttattgattgggTGCAGGCCTGCTACCCTATTCTACTATATTTTATAACATGGCTCCCAGGAatatatttttcttaatttctatGCCTTGCTATGGATTTTTAGCCTATTCGCATAGCAGGGCAGGCTGCTAGGGATTTTGAGCCTATTCACCTAGCAGCTCTTTAatgaataaatatatatattttttattgttgcggGCTTTCACCGCGCTCTCATAACGACAATTTTTAATCGTAGTATTTTAGTTTTAGAGCTCGAGGAAAAggattattttgaataaagGGAAAATTTTggtaagtgaaaatgaaacaaaaacaagtTAAAGTTAAAATGTTACTCCCACCTTAGGCTGGTCAGGCTCAAGATGAAAGCTGTTTCTTTATTCGGGTACACAAAAGTGACCAGCCTCGTGTaccggaataaaaaaaataaaataaagtaaaattcataaagactttttttgaaaatatagaaTAATTGTCTGCAAGGAATGAATGAGGAGCATAGGTAGTTTGTAGTGTAGGGggtgaaaatgaaattgaacATAACTGAAATTAGCTGAAAGTTGATTTTAACctagtttagatttttttttggctgaaatAAAAACGCACAAGACCCGTAATTTATTCCATTAGGTTATTTGTCCTAGAATAAACctgatttattattattatttttaaactgTTCTCTGTACTTTTATTTGAGATATCTTTATTCGttatgaaatattttatttttgtattattatttttgtttgaatcgATTTGAATCcggtttatttgttttatagtGACTCAATTTTCTTCCTTTTCTGTTACTGCTTACTATTTGTACTGCGTTTCTCGTATTCGCCAATGTTTTTTTGCatctttttaaaaattcattttttgataaTAGCTATGGTTGCTTGCATGTTTCTAAATATTTATCCATTCACTGTTTCCACTCTTCGTATAGCCtcagatattattatatttgatGTCAACAGATAGAATTTTTACCCCAATGACAGATTGAGATTAACTAACAGTACAATTAAGCTAAcagaaaattgtcttaaagCTATTCTTATTGCTAACACGAGAGACATTAAAATCGAAAACAGCATAGCAACGATTAAACACACGGGACATACTGCGCATTGGTTCATTTAGTCCGTAATTAGTCCTCGAGGGCTGAATGTGCAGAAAAGTGTGTGAGCGAGTATCACGGCGCCGTGTGTTGATGTCAAGTAGACCCAAAAGAGTGTGACAGTCGATGTTTCCCTGCAGTAGATCGCCAACAAAGCAAGCTTTAGCTACATTTCGTCTCGCTTCTAACAGCTCTAGGTTGATGAGTTTGCAGCGATCGGCATACCTAGGTAAGTTGAAGGGGTCGCGCCAAGGGAGTTTACGCAAGGCGAAGCGAACGATATTCCTTTGAACGGTTTCAATCCTATGTGTGTCATTTTGGTAATAGGGAGACCAGATTACCGCAGCATATTCGAGTACTGGACGTACAAGAGCGCAGAATAGTGCCTTTAGGCAATAAATATCGTGGAATTTCTTTGAAAATCGAAGAATGAAGCCTAACTGGGACGATGCCTTGGAAACGACGTGCGAAACGTGTTCCTTGAAGCTCAGTTTTGAATCCAGCAGCACTCCCAAATCTTTTATTGTCGTCTCACGCTTTAGCTCAGTACCGAATAGCGAATAGTTGTGATGGAGAAGAGTGCGCTTACggccaaacgagattgctgagcATTTAGTCACATTAAGAGACATCCGGTTGATGCAGCACCAAGCACCAAACAACTCCAGTTGTTGTTGTAGGAAGAAAGCATCAGCGTGATCCTTTATGACGAGAAATAACTTAAGGTCGTCAGCGTACGATAGCTTGAAACATTTGAGAGTGTTGTTTACGTCATTCATGTAAAGAAGAAAGAGGAAAGGGTCGAGATGGCTCCCCTGAGGCACTCCAGATGAGACAGAAATTGGCGATGAAATAAAATCACCAATCTTCACCGACATGTTCCGGCCGATAAGGTAAGAACGCAACCAGGTCAGCAAGCTATTGTCGATGCCCATACGGTCAAACTTCGCCAGGGCTATTTCGTGGCTCATTTTGTCAAAAGCAGCGGAGAGATCGGTATAGATGGCGTCTATCTGATGTCCATTTTCTATTTCTCGTATGATAAATGACGTGAAAGTGACTAAATTGGTTGTAGTTGATCTCTTAGGCATAAAGCCATGCTGTTCCGGCGAAATGTTATGCGAGTACCTTGAGAATAATGTTTCAAGAACAATAATCTCGAAAAGCTTAGAGGTAGCGCACAATGCTGCTATACCGCGATAGTTTGAAACCGTGCGTTTGCAGCCTTTCTTGTGTACAGAAAAAACAAAAGAATCTTTCCAACAAGTAGGAAAAATACCAGATGATAACGACAGATTAAATACAGTTGTTAGCGGAGTTGCGAGCGGGCCAAGGCATCGTTTCAAGATTAGCGACGGAATTCCATCTGGGCCGCAACCTGTCGAGGATTTGATTTGTTTACCTGCCTTAGTCACCATTTCACTAGTGATGGACATTCGTAAGCTAGGGGAAGAAATTCTAGGTACGTTATTAGCGGCAGTAACGATATCTTCAGCACTTAGGGTCTCTCTAGTAAATACGCTGCTAAACTGCGAACGAAAGAGGTTTGCGATACCGGGGATTGAATCCGCTTCGTTTGTACCGTTGGTCATGAACGAAGGCAGTCCAGATTCTTTCCTTTGTTCGTTGACATGATACCAGAAGTTTCTCGGGTTAGACCTGAGGCGTTGCTGAAGTCGGCTAAGATGAGTGTTGTGCAAACGCTGGTTCAGTTCTCTATATTCATTGTTCGCATGGACGTAGCGGGCTCTGGTTTGCTCAGTGCGATGCTTGCTGTGTTTTCTGAGTGCGGATCTTCTAATTCTCTTAAGAATTCTTAATTGTGGATTTGACCAGGCGGGTTTGACAGGTTTCCGACGATTTTTACGTGGCACGAATTGATCGATGGCAACTTATCTCACAATGCTCAAGAGACTACTATAACAGTAATACATGTGTAATCTGTGTCTTTCGATAAATTATTTatgcatattatttttttttgtctatacgTACGGCAATAAATGGTTGAGTTATTCATTACTGTTACCatctaaattttttaaattctgcGCCTTACCGCGACTTTCTCATTTTTCAAACTCAATAGATATCCGGAATAAACTTCTTTTTCGGACGCAATCTTTCTGCAGCCGTCGCTACTGTGCCATCCGATAGCTTTTCAATGCTTTTGCAATCGTAGCTCGGGCACTGACATTTCACTCACTTGAACTACAGCTTAACTAATAATTACGGCAATTCAACTTTTGGGGCCTGGTCACTGGTCGCCATGAGGTAACTAAAATGGTCCGGTTTCCTAGCCGGACCCGGGAGTGTCATCTAGCAGTAAAGACACGACGAACGTTGGTACACGAATAAATCGCACTGAGCGATCAGTTTATTGTACACGTCGGTAGCAATGCCCTTTTCTGCTGATGCAGCGGGTGATCGCACCGTCGTTTAATGCTGATGCGATATATGATCGCACCGCttgttttatatttacttatattCTAAATGGTGCTTGGAATAAGTCCATTAGACATGACTTAAACTCAAATCTTCCTGATTATCAAACAACAACTTCTATTCATAATCCAATAGCGACACCATCAGATGTACCTTCAAGCGATCCAGTTGAAATAACTGAAACTCCATTTAATACTTGCCTAGAGCCACGATCGAAGCGAATGAAGAGAATGCCTTTGTACCTGAATGATTACAACTTAAACTTGTTAAATTCAAATTGATTACCTAAATATTTTTGTATAATAGTATTAAAAGAAAGGAGAGATGTAGGATCTTTAACTATTGCATAGGATCTAGTGATCACTGAATTCAATATTGATTCATTCAATTACCAACTGTTGTCTTAATCACTACACAatccgaagaatgcggaatcgcgtaacggtcaacgaaagcgagaagtcttcaagtcggtggatatttgattttgccaggaaagtatgtccggactctgttcctgagcaaaacattgttcgcgatgcgtcttcGGGCCActacgcgatagaatcaccttttacgatggcagaattttcagttgccctcctgtcctgtaacaataatgcgcctgggttagacagaatcaaattcaacttgttgaagaatctacccggcaatgccaagaggcgcttgttgaacttgttcaataagttcctggaacaaaacattgtaccgcaggattggaggcaagtgaaggtgatcgccatccaaaaactagggaaaccagcttctgatcacaactcatataggccgattgcaatgctatcctgtatccggaaattgatggaaaaaatgataatccGTCGTTTAGACGGAGAAataattgtcttgcgttgctttcaacagatattcagctggcgtatgctcgcaaagaacaaatggcgtctgcgttctttgtcattaagggggcttttgattccgtttctattgacattctttcgggtaaacttcaccgacaaggattttctccaattttgaacaattttttgcacaatttgttgtccgcaAAGCACATgtattttacgcatggcgatttggcaacttttcgcataagctacatgggtcttccccagggctcatgttcaagcccccttctttacaacttctaTGTAAATAACattgacgaatgtctggcaaattactgcacgataagacaactggCAGACGACAGTgcaatctctgttacaggagccaaagctgccgatttgcaatgaccattgcaagataccttggataatttgtctgcttgggctttacagctaggtatcgaattttatccggagaagactgagatagtagttttttctaggaagcatgaacctgctcagcttgaaacacaattaatgggtaaaacgatttctcaggttttggtacacaaatatcttggtgtctggttcgactctaaatgcacctggggttgtcacgtgaggtatctgatgaaaaattgTCAACGAAGAgggaattttcttcgtacaataaccagacaatggtggggagcccacccagaaGAGCTTATGAGGCTTTgctaaacaacgatattgtctgttattgaatacgggtgtttctgcttccgctccgcagcaaacacacatttgatcaaagtggagcgaatacaatatcgttgtttgcgtatcgccttgggttgcatgcaatcgacccatacgatgagtttggaggtcttagctggaatactaccattgaaaaaccgcttttggagcctgtattctcgtattcttatcaaatgtgaggtcttgaaccgtcctatgattgaaaattttgagaggttaatcgaacttaattctcaaacccgttttatgacattgtatttcaatcacatgtcccaaatattaacccttcttcgaatattccaaatcgtgtcaacttatcaaatacttctgattctactgtgtttttcgatacatccatgatagaagaaactcgtggaattccGGATCATtgacgcgtgcagcagatcccgaaaattttttccaataaatatcgaaatatcaactgcgacaatatgttctacactgacggatcacttcttgatgggtccactggcttcggtatcttcaataacaatttaaccgtttcccataagctcgataatcctgcttctgtttacgtcgcagaattagctgcaattcagtacaccctagggattatcgaaaaaatgcccacggaccattgtTTCATCTTtatggacagtctcagttccattgaggctctccgaccgatgaaagatgttaagcactctccgtatttcctggggaaaatacgggaacatctgagtgctttatccgaaaaatcgtttcagattaccttagggTGGgttccttctcactgctcgataccgggcaatgagaaagcggactcttcggctaaggtgggcgcaacaaacggtgacatttatgaaagaccaattgcctacaatgaatttttcacACTTGtgcgtcagaatacgatcatcagttggccgaattcatggactaaaggggaactgggaaggtggttacattccataatcctcaaggtatcgacgaacccgtggttcaaggggttggatgtaggtcgggatttcatttgcgtgatgtcccggcttatgtccaatcactatagttTTGACGcacatctccgtcgtgttgggctcggggaaagtggtatctgtgcctgtggtgaaggttatcacgacatagagcacgttgtttggtcatgtcctgtacaccgtgacgccaggtctaaattaatagtttcccttcaggccgagggtagacagccggctgttcctgttggtgatgtcttggcgagccgtgacctattctacatgtcccttatatacgttttcctgaaatccatccacgccccagtttagtcctatccccttccgcccaCATCCaatcaaacgacaagaacacgttcagaccccggatccggaaacagcaatcagacccgcacgatactctcaaggcccgagggagacaacccaatatgccagtctgtaatatcttggcccagcagcggaacaaatttaatatgctgcttacctatggcaatggaaaaccatcaaacaacaaaccagtgcttttaatgcaaaacattctagctttaagttagatttagtttcggcacgtagtcggcagcgaggataaaaaatttgcttttagttaataagatactttagaaagtaagctaccagatataattggcgccgttaaacattaaattgtatttatgcCGTGTCCAATAAataatagatgaagaaaaatcatcatcttccgctgtgatcgcttaaatctcgtgttgaattgtttccagaaaatttgaagttcattatacttatcagcaggaaaaatgtcttttgctgcaattttcatttcttctagtaattttcgatgtttcattgttttatatataTGTTATTTTCGCCATTGTGAATTGCAATTTATGCTATCGACTGAGGGATTTTATCAGGGGGtgtttttcggcttcgcagtctttcagCAATAAAACGAATTAATATCCCTCTTTCACCAACGATTCGGTGTATATTGCACCTTCATCAGGGAATCCTGAATTTAGAAGACAAGACAatataaaattacaaaattacacaaCAAATGAAATCACAAAACTCTTGCAGAACATAAATCGTTTTTGTCATACAAGCTTCGGCATCAGCATTCCTGTCCTATTTACTAGCTACTATTGTGTCAATCTATGAAATAACATGTAAACATTCAAAAACTGtagcaaaaaaaacaataatcttACATTCAAACCCGCTCTAAtttaaacttaacaaataaaCTCTGCCACAAACTTTCTTCACTACTCTTACAACCGCTAACTCAAATTCGATTCAAAATGGAGCGAAAAAGTGTGGACTAACAGTGGGTGCAATATATATTGGGTATTAGCTATTAGCTCTTACAGTTTGCTATTGGGTTTCGTTTGCAGGTGTGTGCGTGTTCTGTGTTGGGATCTGTTTGTTAAGTGTGTGTAGTACGCCTGCATACATGGAGCTGAGATTGTCAACATCGCAACGTTTGTTGACTGCATGTTTGGTGTTAACAATATGACAGACTTCTAAAATCGGGAGAGCTTATTTTCGTGTGTGCTGAtcgataatttttgttttttctaggTTGAAGTTATGATTTGCTTCGATGCTGTGGTAAAGGAGTGCCGTCTTCTCTTTAAGTCGTTCGAGATCGAATTGTGTGCTGGGATCGTCATCGTTTTTGCCGCGGAGTCTTTCCATTTCATTAATTGTTGATCGGTGGCTGCTTATGCGTTTTTTCAGTTGGGTTGTGGTTAACCTGACATAGCTGGCTTCGCAATCGTTGCAGGGAATCCTGTAGATCACGTTGTCGCATCTCTGGAGGTATAGTGTCTTtcatgttggtgaaaattctgcTGGCGGTGTTCCCGTATCTTGACGCTAGTGTTATGTTGGGGAAGGCCGCTTTTAATGCCTTACTCAGCCGTTGTGTCAGGTCATTCACAAACAGCATCGGTTTGTACACAACCGTGCCTCCATCGTCGGACGAATTTCTCGTGTTTCGTTCGGTGTTTCGGATGTTGCCATTCAACAGCCGATGTCGTAGCGTCACTGGGTAGTGGTTCCGCCTCAACAGTTCATTTATGGTTATGTTAGCTGCTTCCTTCGGACCGTTTGTGGTGAACTGTCGGACTTTTTGGATAAAGTTTGCGATGGTATTCATTTTTAGATGAAGTGGGTGGCATGAATGAAAGCCTAGGAGGCGACCAGATGCCATCGGTTTGCTATACCACTCAGTACGGATGGTTTGGTCAGTTTGCCGTATTAGTACCATGTCAAGGAATggtatttttctatctttctccAATTCGATCGTGAATTGAATATTGTTGTTGAAACtgttaaaaatgttcaaaacgtCTGTGACTCGGTCCGGGGGAAGAGCAAGAATCAAGTCATCGACGTACTTTTTCAAAACTGGTACTGGGAAGTCAATTTTTCTAGCGACGTTTTCCAGAAGCGATTCCATCACTAAGTCCGCTATTGTTGGTGAGAGCGGATTTCCCATGGCTGTTCCGTGGATCTGCCGGAAAAACTTTCCTTTGTATGAAAAGTAGCTTCCATTCAGACAAAAATCTATTATCTCTAAGAATAAACCTAGGTTGATATCCGTGTTTTGCTTTTATCCTGCCATCTGTTAATGATAATGCCGGGAATCATGTACGTTGGAATGCTAGTGGAAAGCGATGTAACGTCAAACGATACAAGGACATAGTCTTCTGGTAATCGAATTGAGTTAATATAGCTACAAAATGAAAACGAATCTTTTATGTTAAAGTCGCTCTTGAtggatgcctgtattatttGCCCAACATAATTCGACAACATATATGACGGTGCTCCTATGTTGGAGACTACCGGCCGGAGTGGCATGTTTAGTTCATGTACTTTGGGTAGACCATATATTCTCGGACATTGCGCTGTTGTCGTTTTTAATCGGTATGGTGTTTTTGCATCGATTAGCGCCAGATTTCGAAGGCGTGAAACAAGGCTGTTGTTCGTTTTCTGATGGCCCCACGTAGGATTCACTTTGATGGCCAGGTATGTTTTCTTATCTGACAACATTTCTTGCATTTTGTCGTCATAGTCTTTTTCATACATCACAACAGTCTGTTTCCCTTTGTCTGACTCAACGATAATTACATCACTGTTCGATTTGATAAACCGCCTAGTTACGTTGCAAGCAGCATGTATTAGAAAGCGGGATAGCATATCTAGCTGTTTATCGGCAAACCTATGAATAAAGTTTTGAACTATATTCACGGCTGAGCATCTGATTCGTTCTCGGGTCAGTCTGTCGTCTTCGGACACAATAACATTCTCCAGGTCAGCAATGATGTGACTGAACGGGATTTCATTTAATGACTTGTAAGGGAGGGCGAATTTTGGGCCAAGACTAAGTAAAATAACAGTCTCGGGAGGCAGTAATTTTCCTGTCGCATTGTGTATCGCTTTCGTGTTTGTCAAGAACTTGGTGAGATCGCAATGTTGTGCGGTGCTTGTAAGCAACCGATCATA encodes:
- the LOC129720083 gene encoding uncharacterized protein LOC129720083, whose product is MFQKSLLNIEIRQTYYGIKKLQKEQSTLRLSISLVAPDAIVVNFFASQDRFFLNNVALTTIITKRKYDRLLTSTAQHCDLTKFLTNTKAIHNATGKLLPPETVILLSLGPKFALPYKSLNEIPFSHIIADLENVIVSEDDRLTRERIRCSAVNIVQNFIHRFADKQLDMLSRFLIHAACNVTRRFIKSNSDVIIVESDKGKQTVVMYEKDYDDKMQEMLSDKKTYLAIKVNPTWGHQKTNNSLVSRLRNLALIDAKTPYRLKTTTAQCPRIYGLPKVHELNMPLRPVVSNIGAPSYMLSNYVGQIIQASIKSDFNIKDSFSFCSYINSIRLPEDYVLVSFDVTSLSTSIPTYMIPGIIINRWQDKSKTRIST